A genomic stretch from Arachis stenosperma cultivar V10309 chromosome 3, arast.V10309.gnm1.PFL2, whole genome shotgun sequence includes:
- the LOC130967394 gene encoding uncharacterized protein LOC130967394, with the protein MLSKYLSGTMKRVGEIPNSTSHVWYSILKSLRNLKDGLSGVQVVWISLSDMMFGDLMAGFVVIFLMCIFLTLILSLRMFGIIMLESLIVYLLFFLLGCDRIFTRIILCGNWQQGIKGLVATDACSRCNSTVGIVQGCWMFEKVCSLNSLRTIEVVIYGSGFKGIRVNKTSLCWNFGAFEGIVTMIFSIQISGPLIK; encoded by the exons ATGTTGTCTAAGTATCTCTCAGGAACTATGAAAAGAGTTGGTGAGATCCCAAATTCTACTTCTCATGTTTGGTACAGTATCCTAAAATCTCTTCGTAATTTGAAGGATGGATTAAGTGGTGTACAGGTAGTATGGATCAGTCTCTCTGATATGATGTTTGGAGACCTAATGGCAGGCTTTGTGGTGATATTCCTTATGTGCATATTTCTAACGCTGATTTTATCATTAAGGATGTTTGGTATAATAATGCTTGAAAGTTTAATTGTTTATCTACTATTCTTCCTACTTGGTTGTGACAGAATCTTCACAAGGATAATCCTTTGTGGCAACTGGCAACAAGGAATTAAG GGTCTTGTAGCAACGGATGCATGTTCTAGATGTAATAGTACTGTTGGGATTGTTCAAGGGTGTTGGATGTTTGAAAAAGTCTGCTCTCTCAATTCATTAAGAACGATCGAAGTGGTGATTTATGGCAGTGGGTTCAAAGGCATTCGGGTGAATAAGACTTCTTTGTGCTGGAATTTTGGTGCGTTTGAAGGGATCGTAACAATGATATTTTCAATTCAGATAAGTGGTCCACTAATAAAGTAA
- the LOC130966473 gene encoding mechanosensitive ion channel protein 10-like, translating to MENGEEKGVAAHRTVGTKNEVVLRIPESENIISYSPQQKGSPSKAFVDSSNVELAAELQSLKNSSTVQSPTATTSTRSVGRSEFSKPKSRLVEPPHPIAASFLEDKTQIKSFKSPARTSTSKKTTPNATPPRDVPITPRTPLIGTPMEEEEEEEEEFYKTTNVEVSKKRSGKRWKFLCMIEWVGFVSVVGFLIVSLAIKRLRNSEIWGLELWKWCVLALVILCGRLVTGWFINVMVFLIERNFLFKKKVLYFVYGVKKSVQAFLWLGIVLMAWGLIFNHGIKRSRRVNRVLDYITRSLASCLIGAALWLAKMLLIKLLASHFQSARFFNRIQESIFHQYILRTLSGPPLMEIAENVGKNSSSSRLSFKTLVRENGNEEKKEEVIDVDKLKKMKQEKVSALTMKGLINVIKSSGLTTILPQSVDEDENEQIDSEITSELEAKKAAYRIFSNVAKPGSKYIQKEDLLRFMTNEEVENLLPLFEGAVATGRIKRKSLKNWLVKVYQERQSLVHSLNDTKTAVDDLNLLASVLIIIVIIIVWLLIMGFLTTHVLLFITSQLLLAVFIFGNSAKTVFEAIIFVFVRHPFDVGDRCVIDGVQMTVEEMNILTTIFLRFDNEKISYPNSVLANKPISNFYRSPEMSESIEFSVDMSTPIESIAALKSRIKSYLESKPQHWGPNHSVVVKDIENVDKMKMGLNVNHTINFQNYGDKSSRRSELLLELKKILEDIKIKYHLLPQEVHLSYVNSENSTKQTVWR from the exons ATGGAGAACGGAGAGGAAAAAGGCGTGGCGGCACATAGAACAGTAGGGACAAAGAACGAGGTTGTTCTTCGAATTCCCGAGAGCGAAAACATCATTTCCTATTCTCCTCAGCAGAAGGGTTCACCCTCAAAAGCCTTCGTAGATTCTTCAAATGTTGAACTAGCAGCTGAACTTCAGAGTCTAAAAAACAGTAGTACTGTTCAATCTCCAACTGCTACCACTTCAACCCGCTCTGTTGGTCGTTCCGAATTCTCGAAGCCAAAATCCAGATTGGTGGAACCGCCACATCCAATAGCTGCAAGCTTTCTTGAAGACAAAACCCAAATCAAGAGCTTCAAATCACCAGCAAGGACTTCCACCAGCAAAAAG ACTACTCCTAATGCCACACCTCCAAGGGATGTTCCTATTACCCCAAGAACCCCTTTGATTGGGACTccaatggaagaagaagaagaggaggaggaggagtttTACAAGACCACAAACGTTGAAGTGAGCAAGAAGAGATCTGGTAAGAGGTGGAAGTTCCTGTGTATGATTGAGTGGGTTGGTTTTGTTTCCGTTGTTGGGTTCTTGATTGTATCCTTAGCAATCAAAAGGTTGCGAAATTCCGAAATATGGGGCTTGGAGCTGTGGAAATGGTGTGTTCTTGCACTGGTTATCCTCTGTGGGAGACTTGTCACTGGGTGGTTTATAAATGTTATGGTTTTCTTGATTGAAAGGAATTTCTTGTTCAAGAAGAAGGTTCTGTATTTTGTTTATGGTGTGAAGAAGAGTGTTCAAGCATTTTTATGGTTGGGCATTGTTCTTATGGCATGGGGTTTGATTTTCAATCATGGGATTAAGAGATCAAGAAGAGTTAATAGGGTTCTTGATTACATTACAAGATCTCTTGCATCTTGTCTTATTGGGGCAGCTCTATGGTTGGCGAAAATGTTGCTGATTAAGCTACTAGCTTCGCATTTCCAATCAGCTAGGTTTTTCAACCGGATTCAAGAGTCAATTTTTCATCAATACATTCTTCGGACCCTTTCAGGGCCTCCCTTGATGGAAATTGCGGAAAATGTGGGAAAGAATTCGAGTAGCAGCCGGTTGAGTTTTAAGACTTTGGTTAGGGAGAATGGGaatgaagagaagaaagaagaggtcATTGATGTGgacaagctcaagaaaatgaaACAAGAGAAAGTTTCTGCTTTGACTATGAAAGGATTGATCAATGTGATAAAGAGTTCTGGATTGACCACAATTCTGCCGCAGAGTGTTGATGAAGATGAGAATGAGCAGATAGATAGCGAGATTACTAGTGAATTGGAAGCAAAGAAGGCAGCATATCGAATTTTCAGCAATGTAGCCAAGCCAGGAAGCAA GTACATTCAGAAGGAAGACCTATTGCGCTTCATGACCAATGAAGAAGTTGAAAACCTGCTTCCGTTATTTGAAGGAGCAGTTGCAACTGGAAGAATCAAGAGGAAGTCTCTCAAGAATTGGCTG GTGAAAGTCTACCAAGAGCGTCAATCCCTTGTGCATTCGCTAAATGATACAAAAACAGCTGTCGATGATTTGAACTTGCTTGCTTCCGTGCTCATCATTATTGTGATCATCATTGTTTGGTTGCTTATAATGGGGTTCCTCACAACCCATGTTCTTCTCTTTATTACATCTCAGCTTTTACTCGCGGTGTTTATATTTGGTAACTCAGCTAAGACTGTCTTTGAAGCTATTATATTTGTTTTCGTGAGGCATCCGTTTGATGTTGGCGATCGTTGTGTCATCGATGGTGTTCAG ATGACTGTTGAGGAGATGAACATACTAACTACAATCTTCTTGAGATTTGACAATGAAAAGATTTCATATCCAAATTCAGTTCTAGCAAACAAGCCTATCAGTAACTTCTACAGGAGTCCAGAAATGAGCGAATCAATCGAATTTTCTGTCGATATGTCGACACCAATTGAGAGTATCGCAGCTCTGAAGTCAAGAATAAAATC ATACTTGGAGAGCAAGCCGCAGCATTGGGGTCCGAACCATAGCGTGGTGGTTAAAGATATTGAGAATGTAGACAAGATGAAAATGGGACTCAATGTTAATCACACCATAAACTTTCAGAATTATGGAGATAAGAGCAGCAGAAGATCTGAATTACTCTTGGAGTTAAAGAAAATTCTTGAGGATATTAAGATTAAGTATCATCTTCTGCCACAAGAAGTTCATCTGAGTTATGTAAATTCCGAAAATTCGACAAAACAAACCGTTTGGAGATGA